A genomic window from Cryobacterium sp. SO2 includes:
- a CDS encoding carbon-nitrogen hydrolase family protein, protein MPRRIRIAAIQAPPLPIGVDLDLFAAQVHDLLQSDPGIEFVVYPELHLFGVESAETADPTSAERNARLRASAEPLDGPLMTRLGRIARDAGVWLLPGSVCEAGPAGELFNTAVVFSPAGELVASYRKIFPWRPFEPYDPGDRFVVFDVPDVGRFGLSICYDAWFPEVSRHLAWLGAEVVLNVVKTTTPDRAQELVLAQANSIVNQTFTVSVNCAAPVGEGRSLLVDPEGAVLRSAGTEPETLVETIDLAAVSRVRGEGTAGLNRMWSQFLPTDSPLELPLYNGRIDPARWAPHTVTPPIPSAETDR, encoded by the coding sequence GTGCCCCGTCGCATCCGTATCGCCGCCATTCAGGCCCCGCCGCTGCCCATCGGGGTCGACCTCGACCTCTTCGCCGCCCAGGTGCACGATCTGCTCCAGTCCGATCCGGGGATCGAGTTCGTGGTCTATCCCGAGCTGCACCTGTTCGGCGTCGAGTCCGCGGAGACCGCTGACCCCACGTCGGCCGAGCGCAACGCTCGACTGCGGGCATCCGCCGAGCCCCTCGACGGCCCCCTGATGACCCGACTCGGCCGAATCGCGCGCGACGCGGGCGTCTGGCTGTTGCCGGGCAGCGTGTGCGAGGCGGGCCCGGCCGGGGAGCTGTTCAACACCGCCGTCGTGTTCTCGCCGGCGGGCGAGCTCGTTGCCAGCTACCGCAAGATCTTTCCCTGGCGACCGTTCGAGCCCTACGATCCCGGCGACAGGTTCGTGGTCTTCGACGTGCCGGATGTCGGCCGGTTCGGCCTGTCGATCTGCTACGACGCCTGGTTCCCCGAGGTGTCCAGGCACCTCGCCTGGCTCGGCGCCGAGGTGGTACTCAATGTCGTCAAGACCACCACACCCGACCGGGCGCAGGAGCTCGTGCTCGCGCAGGCCAACTCGATCGTGAATCAGACCTTCACCGTGAGCGTGAACTGCGCTGCTCCGGTCGGCGAGGGTCGCAGCCTGCTCGTCGACCCCGAGGGCGCGGTGCTCCGCAGCGCCGGCACCGAACCGGAAACGCTCGTCGAGACCATCGACCTCGCAGCCGTCAGCCGTGTCCGCGGGGAGGGCACGGCCGGCCTCAACCGGATGTGGTCGCAGTTCCTCCCCACCGACTCCCCCCTCGAACTCCCGCTCTACAACGGCCGCATCGATCCCGCCCGCTGGGCACCGCACACCGTCACTCCACCCATCCCTTCTGCAGAAACGGACCGCTGA
- a CDS encoding APC family permease, with protein MTDTPALTRTLGLRSLVLFGLAYMTPLIVLGIFGVVAETTGGASAAAYLVALVAILFTASSYGRMAAAYPVAGSAYTYVRRTIDPRVGFLVGWAVLLDYLFLPMVIWLIGAAYLEAQFPGVPGWVWIIGFIVLTTLLNILGIKVADKANLILMAFQVLVIGSFVALSIGSIIANQGAGGLVSVDPFANATATFSGITAGAAIAAYSFLGFDAVTTFTEETINPRKTVPRAILLVALIGGAIFILVSYTTQLVHPGGVFTDASSAAFDIALQIGGNLFGALFLAGLVIAQFASGLAAQAAASRLLFAMGRDGVLPRRIFGEVSRRFHSPVFSLVIIGVVGLVALFLDVATSTSFINFGAFVAFTMVNVSVVFHYVRQRRAGTRLSPVFFLVVPVIGAIVTLYLLTRLDSNAIVLGLSWLAIGVVVLAVITKGFRRQPPEMEYREADDQALRSAATL; from the coding sequence ATGACCGACACCCCGGCACTCACGCGCACGCTCGGCCTACGCTCCCTCGTGCTCTTCGGCCTGGCCTACATGACCCCGCTCATCGTGTTGGGCATCTTCGGGGTGGTGGCCGAGACCACCGGCGGAGCGAGCGCCGCCGCCTACCTGGTCGCCCTGGTGGCCATCCTCTTCACCGCGTCGAGTTACGGTCGGATGGCCGCCGCCTACCCGGTGGCCGGCTCGGCGTATACCTACGTGCGCCGCACCATCGACCCCCGGGTCGGCTTCCTGGTGGGCTGGGCCGTGCTGCTGGACTACCTGTTCCTGCCGATGGTGATCTGGTTGATCGGCGCCGCCTACCTCGAAGCCCAATTTCCCGGCGTGCCCGGCTGGGTGTGGATCATCGGCTTCATCGTGCTGACCACCCTGCTCAACATCCTGGGCATCAAGGTCGCCGACAAGGCCAACCTCATCTTGATGGCCTTCCAGGTGCTCGTGATCGGGTCGTTCGTGGCTCTCTCGATCGGGTCGATTATCGCCAACCAGGGCGCGGGCGGCCTCGTGAGCGTCGACCCGTTCGCCAACGCCACCGCCACGTTCTCCGGCATCACCGCGGGGGCCGCGATCGCCGCATACTCGTTCCTCGGCTTCGACGCCGTCACCACCTTCACCGAGGAGACGATCAATCCACGCAAGACGGTGCCCCGCGCCATCCTGCTTGTCGCCCTCATCGGCGGCGCCATCTTCATCCTCGTCTCGTACACGACCCAGCTCGTGCACCCCGGCGGTGTCTTCACCGACGCCTCCTCGGCCGCCTTCGACATCGCCCTCCAGATCGGCGGCAACCTGTTCGGCGCCCTGTTCCTGGCCGGCCTCGTGATCGCCCAGTTCGCCTCCGGCCTGGCTGCACAGGCCGCGGCGTCCCGGCTGCTCTTCGCCATGGGCCGTGACGGCGTGCTGCCCCGCCGTATCTTCGGCGAGGTAAGCCGACGATTCCACTCGCCCGTCTTCAGCCTCGTGATCATCGGCGTCGTCGGGCTCGTCGCGCTCTTCCTCGACGTGGCCACCTCCACCTCATTCATCAACTTCGGGGCGTTCGTGGCCTTCACCATGGTGAACGTGTCCGTGGTCTTCCACTACGTGCGCCAGCGCCGCGCCGGCACCCGGCTCAGCCCGGTGTTCTTCCTGGTCGTCCCCGTCATCGGTGCCATTGTCACGCTGTACCTGCTCACCAGACTCGACAGCAACGCCATCGTGCTCGGCCTGAGCTGGCTGGCCATCGGCGTGGTCGTGCTCGCCGTCATCACCAAGGGGTTCCGCCGGCAGCCGCCGGAGATGGAGTACCGGGAGGCCGACGACCAGGCGCTCCGGTCCGCCGCCACCCTCTAG
- a CDS encoding ABC transporter ATP-binding protein has protein sequence MTVPILAARDIHKSYGRGATRFDALKGVSLDIQQGESVAIVGKSGSGKSTLMHLLALLDNPSTGAVELSGRDAINLSGRVVNQTRNETFGFVFQQFFLTPGTSVLDNVTLPLQIAGIRGAERKRRGMAALEQLELADKAKNKATDLSGGQKQRVVIARALVNNPSVIFADEPTGNLDSATGKVVEDILFSLQKEKGITLIIVTHDEELAARCDRRVYIRDGLIVDSLHAVPATPDAAPTTEEVRA, from the coding sequence ATGACCGTGCCCATTCTCGCCGCCCGCGACATTCATAAGTCGTACGGTCGCGGCGCCACCCGGTTCGACGCCCTCAAGGGCGTCTCCCTCGACATTCAGCAGGGCGAATCCGTCGCCATCGTGGGCAAGAGCGGCTCGGGCAAGTCCACCCTCATGCATCTGCTCGCTCTGCTCGACAACCCCTCCACCGGGGCCGTGGAGCTCAGCGGCCGCGACGCGATCAACCTCAGCGGACGGGTCGTCAACCAGACCCGCAACGAGACCTTCGGCTTCGTCTTCCAGCAGTTCTTCCTCACCCCGGGCACCAGCGTGCTCGACAACGTGACGCTGCCGCTGCAGATCGCCGGCATCCGCGGCGCCGAACGCAAGCGCCGCGGCATGGCGGCCCTCGAGCAGCTGGAACTGGCCGACAAAGCCAAGAACAAGGCCACCGACCTCTCCGGCGGGCAGAAGCAGCGCGTGGTCATCGCCCGGGCGCTGGTGAACAATCCCAGCGTCATCTTTGCCGACGAACCTACCGGCAACCTCGACTCCGCCACCGGCAAGGTCGTGGAGGACATTCTCTTCTCGCTGCAGAAGGAGAAGGGCATCACGCTCATCATCGTCACCCACGACGAGGAGCTCGCCGCCCGCTGCGACCGCCGCGTGTACATCCGCGACGGTCTCATCGTCGACTCCCTGCACGCGGTGCCCGCCACCCCGGATGCGGCCCCGACCACTGAGGAGGTGCGCGCATGA
- a CDS encoding D-hexose-6-phosphate mutarotase — protein MSIDSGGTMSAVSSTLELPSSVELGQGPGGLAVARVFAPGGTAEVYLRGAHVAAWTPAGGTPVIWMSDQSEYAPGVPLRGGVPICFPWFAGHPTDATAPSHGFARLADWQLVEARETAEDVVLVFVLTDTEATRASAWPHRFEARYTVTVGAELSLALEVTNRDTEPVTFEEALHTYLAVADIRQTTVSGLEGAPFTDRLTGPLPAETEPVTFDAETDRIYQATTTTTTVTDASTGRVITVAKQGSASTVVWNPWIDKAAAMADFGDDEYTGMVCVETCNIRTDAITLAPAANHTMSVRYSVA, from the coding sequence ATGTCCATCGACTCTGGAGGAACCATGTCCGCCGTTTCCAGCACGCTTGAGCTTCCCTCCTCCGTCGAACTCGGCCAGGGGCCGGGCGGACTGGCCGTGGCGCGGGTATTCGCCCCGGGCGGCACCGCCGAGGTATACCTGCGCGGCGCCCACGTGGCCGCCTGGACGCCCGCCGGCGGCACCCCGGTGATCTGGATGAGCGACCAGAGCGAGTATGCGCCGGGCGTTCCGCTCCGCGGCGGCGTGCCGATCTGCTTCCCCTGGTTCGCCGGGCACCCCACGGATGCCACGGCGCCCTCCCACGGGTTCGCCCGGCTCGCCGACTGGCAGCTGGTGGAAGCGCGCGAGACCGCCGAGGACGTGGTGCTGGTCTTCGTGCTCACCGACACCGAGGCCACCCGGGCGTCGGCCTGGCCGCACCGGTTCGAGGCCCGCTACACGGTCACCGTGGGCGCGGAGCTGTCGCTCGCCCTCGAGGTCACCAACCGCGACACCGAACCGGTCACCTTCGAGGAAGCCCTGCACACCTACCTCGCGGTCGCCGACATCCGCCAGACCACGGTCTCGGGCCTGGAGGGCGCCCCGTTCACCGACCGGCTCACCGGCCCGCTGCCCGCCGAGACCGAGCCGGTCACCTTCGACGCCGAAACCGACCGCATCTACCAGGCCACGACCACCACCACCACGGTGACGGATGCGTCCACCGGGCGGGTCATCACCGTCGCCAAGCAGGGCTCGGCCAGCACCGTGGTCTGGAACCCCTGGATCGACAAGGCCGCCGCCATGGCCGACTTCGGCGACGACGAGTACACCGGCATGGTGTGCGTGGAGACCTGCAACATCCGTACGGACGCGATCACCCTCGCGCCCGCCGCCAATCACACGATGAGCGTGCGTTACTCGGTGGCCTGA
- a CDS encoding FCD domain-containing protein produces the protein MKPTDDDRTAATDPDQAPAAALLNPAVAGITRLSATDTVRARIALAVQLQLLAPGEQLPSDAEVAAALKVSEITARRALKSLADEGLLSRRRGRAGGTFVADTPAAVSVDAIAAYFSDAHEVHGLIDRRVLIEASLAHHAALTADAGQLDELDAWVAKAASAQSWTEYHAADESFHLAVARASGQDWALPHYCDVLYALYRYFLPYPVAYLHTVNEEHTRLVAALRNRDPVAAVRIIEEHVSVLHTTMFVGLAGAEQVRGAVQATE, from the coding sequence GTGAAGCCCACTGACGACGACAGGACCGCCGCCACCGACCCGGACCAGGCGCCCGCTGCGGCGTTGCTGAATCCCGCGGTCGCGGGAATCACCAGGCTCAGCGCCACCGACACCGTGCGTGCGCGCATCGCGCTCGCCGTGCAATTGCAGCTCCTCGCGCCCGGTGAGCAACTGCCCTCGGATGCCGAGGTGGCCGCGGCCCTCAAGGTGAGCGAGATCACCGCCCGCCGCGCGCTCAAGAGCCTGGCCGACGAGGGGCTGCTCAGCCGGCGTCGGGGCCGGGCGGGGGGCACCTTCGTGGCCGACACGCCCGCCGCCGTGTCGGTGGACGCCATCGCGGCGTATTTCTCCGACGCACACGAGGTGCACGGACTCATCGACCGTCGGGTGCTCATCGAGGCCTCGCTGGCCCACCACGCCGCTCTCACTGCCGACGCCGGCCAGCTCGACGAACTTGACGCCTGGGTCGCGAAGGCGGCCTCCGCCCAGAGTTGGACCGAGTACCACGCCGCCGACGAATCCTTCCACCTGGCCGTGGCCAGGGCCAGCGGCCAGGACTGGGCGCTGCCGCACTACTGCGACGTGCTCTATGCCCTGTATCGCTATTTCCTGCCCTACCCGGTGGCCTACCTGCACACCGTGAACGAGGAGCACACGCGCCTGGTCGCTGCCCTGCGGAACCGCGACCCGGTCGCCGCCGTGCGGATCATCGAGGAGCATGTCTCGGTGTTGCACACCACAATGTTCGTGGGCCTGGCCGGCGCCGAGCAGGTGCGGGGCGCGGTTCAGGCCACCGAGTAA
- a CDS encoding ABC transporter permease: MNVFDLIRSAVKNSLRSKTRTTLTVLAIFIGAFTLTLTSGVGTGINQYIDTTVASIGADDVLTVTKAAEDTSDGPTEYDPDAKAVAAATGRPGSTVVALTSADLTAIEDVDGVLSVEPQLQVSPDYVQVDDGTAYEASVGSFIPGMALDLAAGAEPSSASDAYEVAIPVSYVDALGFADAADAVGTTLTFGVTDVAGTASEVTATIVGVAEEGLVGSSAFTANEALTEALYDTQSVGLSETNKDSYSSAVVRFDESATDAELSTLKTSLSDLGYTGTTVQDQIGSFKAVIDGIVLVLNAFAVIALLAAGFGIVNTLLMSVQERTREIGLMKAMGLGGGKIFGLFSLEAVFIGFMGSAIGVAVGMLAGAGANAVLADTLLADLPGLTLVAFDPAALATIVLTVMGLAFLAGTIPALRAARQDPIESLRYE; encoded by the coding sequence ATGAACGTCTTCGACTTGATCCGCTCGGCCGTGAAGAACAGCCTGCGCAGCAAGACCCGCACCACCCTCACGGTGCTCGCCATCTTCATCGGCGCATTCACGCTCACCCTCACCAGCGGGGTCGGCACCGGCATCAACCAGTACATCGACACCACGGTCGCCTCGATCGGTGCCGACGACGTGCTCACCGTTACCAAGGCCGCCGAAGACACCTCGGACGGGCCGACAGAGTACGACCCGGATGCCAAGGCCGTCGCGGCCGCCACCGGCCGCCCGGGATCCACCGTCGTGGCCCTCACCTCGGCCGACCTCACCGCCATCGAAGACGTCGACGGGGTGCTCTCGGTCGAACCACAGCTGCAGGTGAGCCCGGACTACGTGCAGGTGGATGACGGGACCGCCTACGAGGCCAGCGTCGGTAGCTTCATCCCCGGCATGGCCCTCGACCTCGCGGCCGGCGCCGAACCGTCCTCGGCCAGCGATGCCTACGAGGTCGCCATCCCGGTCTCCTACGTCGATGCGCTCGGTTTCGCGGATGCCGCGGACGCCGTGGGCACCACTCTCACCTTCGGGGTGACGGATGTCGCCGGCACCGCTTCAGAGGTCACCGCCACCATCGTCGGCGTGGCCGAGGAGGGCCTGGTGGGCTCCAGCGCCTTCACGGCCAACGAGGCGCTCACCGAGGCTCTCTACGACACCCAGAGCGTTGGCCTGTCGGAGACGAACAAGGACAGCTACTCCTCGGCCGTCGTTCGATTCGACGAGTCGGCCACGGATGCCGAACTCAGCACCTTGAAGACCTCGCTCAGCGACCTGGGCTACACCGGCACCACCGTGCAGGACCAGATCGGGTCGTTCAAGGCCGTCATCGACGGCATCGTGCTGGTGCTCAACGCCTTCGCCGTGATCGCCCTGCTGGCCGCCGGCTTCGGCATCGTCAACACCCTGCTGATGAGCGTGCAGGAACGCACCAGGGAGATCGGCCTGATGAAGGCCATGGGCCTGGGCGGCGGCAAGATCTTCGGCCTGTTCAGCCTCGAAGCCGTTTTCATCGGCTTCATGGGCAGCGCGATCGGCGTGGCCGTGGGTATGCTGGCCGGAGCGGGCGCCAACGCGGTGCTGGCCGACACGCTGCTGGCCGACCTGCCCGGGCTCACCCTGGTGGCGTTCGACCCGGCGGCGCTGGCCACCATCGTGCTCACCGTGATGGGCCTGGCGTTCCTGGCAGGCACCATCCCGGCGCTCCGCGCCGCCCGCCAGGACCCGATCGAGTCGCTCCGCTACGAGTAA
- a CDS encoding carbon-nitrogen hydrolase family protein: protein MRLTLAQIATGTDKAHNLALIDAAARQARAAGADLVVFPEYAMYEKAVVDASFADAAEPLDGPFVTGLRALATELNIAVAAGVVERSDHDGRPYNTILVVGPDGGTLARYRKVHLFDSAGFRESAWIAPAPSLEPVVFTLAGTRVGLMTCYDLHFPELGRELADAGADLVLACSSWVPGTDKPEQWRVLVQARAIENSYFVAAVSQAPPVSIGRSLLAGPSGRVEGELGDAPALATFDIDPARVTATRARNPALANRRYVVGRPGPASGPAVRPASTA from the coding sequence ATGCGACTCACCCTCGCCCAGATCGCCACCGGCACCGACAAGGCTCACAATCTCGCCCTCATCGACGCGGCGGCCCGGCAGGCCCGGGCCGCCGGCGCCGACCTCGTGGTGTTTCCCGAGTACGCCATGTACGAGAAGGCGGTGGTCGACGCGAGTTTCGCCGACGCCGCCGAACCACTCGACGGCCCCTTCGTGACCGGGCTCCGCGCCCTGGCCACCGAGCTGAACATCGCGGTCGCCGCGGGTGTCGTGGAGCGCAGCGACCACGACGGCCGGCCGTACAACACCATTCTCGTGGTGGGCCCGGATGGCGGCACACTCGCGAGGTACCGCAAGGTGCACCTGTTCGATTCCGCCGGGTTTCGCGAGTCGGCCTGGATCGCGCCGGCGCCCAGCCTCGAGCCGGTGGTCTTCACCCTGGCCGGCACCCGGGTGGGGCTGATGACTTGCTACGACCTGCACTTCCCCGAGCTGGGCCGGGAGCTGGCCGATGCCGGTGCCGATCTGGTGTTGGCCTGCTCCTCCTGGGTGCCCGGCACCGACAAGCCCGAACAGTGGCGGGTGCTGGTGCAGGCCCGCGCCATCGAGAACTCCTACTTCGTGGCGGCCGTCTCGCAGGCACCGCCGGTGTCGATCGGGCGCAGCCTCCTCGCCGGACCATCCGGCCGGGTCGAGGGCGAGCTGGGCGACGCGCCGGCACTGGCCACGTTCGACATCGACCCGGCCAGGGTCACGGCTACCCGCGCCCGCAACCCCGCCCTGGCGAACCGGCGTTATGTCGTGGGTCGGCCGGGGCCGGCATCCGGTCCGGCGGTCAGGCCAGCGAGTACCGCTTGA
- a CDS encoding histidine kinase, with protein sequence MLSQRDHEPDSRTRRAPATPSERRQHEGDPAERSFSPLARLPLWLRHVIPVLLVLGPSIARTDFSGNFASSPAAALLVLVSAGSVLLRRRAPLLGASAAVIACVLGVAVDGPVISYLIAVLIGVFAVARWLPRRTSLLFSGATALLLAAATLAFVNSPWNDARAMVQLAAFVGFATAAGDANRSHAAYIRGITDRARRAEETKESEALRRVAEERLRIARDLHDLLAHQIAVINLHSSVASQALPDRPDDAEKSLATIREAARSVLGEIGSLLNVLRATDAGATGLATAPVAGLADLEALLIDFERSGLQVDHRVAGTPRPLPAAVDMVAFRVVQEALTNAHKHGADHSALLHLDYQADAVEITVTNTVAAPPRPGSAAAETAASAGAGHGLLGARERVGSVAGRLTAARGPGPVFRFTALLPTNEPGVPGPLPRSSTNGAP encoded by the coding sequence ATGCTCAGCCAGCGCGACCACGAACCGGACAGCCGCACGCGGCGCGCGCCGGCGACACCGTCCGAGCGCCGGCAGCATGAGGGGGACCCGGCCGAACGCAGCTTCTCGCCGCTCGCCAGGCTGCCGCTGTGGCTGCGCCACGTGATCCCGGTGCTGCTCGTGCTCGGCCCCAGCATCGCCCGCACCGACTTCAGCGGCAACTTCGCCTCGAGCCCGGCCGCCGCGCTCCTGGTGCTGGTCTCCGCCGGTTCCGTGCTGCTGCGCCGGCGCGCGCCTCTACTGGGCGCCTCAGCAGCCGTCATCGCCTGCGTTCTCGGCGTTGCAGTCGACGGACCGGTCATCTCCTACCTGATTGCGGTGTTGATTGGTGTGTTCGCTGTGGCGCGCTGGCTCCCCCGGCGCACCTCACTGCTCTTTTCCGGCGCCACGGCGCTCCTGCTGGCCGCCGCCACCCTCGCCTTCGTCAATTCGCCCTGGAACGATGCCCGCGCAATGGTGCAGCTGGCGGCGTTCGTGGGTTTCGCCACCGCCGCCGGCGACGCCAACCGGTCGCACGCCGCCTACATCCGCGGCATCACCGACCGGGCTCGTCGCGCCGAGGAGACCAAGGAGTCCGAGGCGCTGCGCCGTGTGGCCGAGGAGCGTCTGCGCATCGCCCGTGACCTGCACGATCTGCTCGCCCACCAGATCGCGGTCATCAACCTGCACTCCAGCGTCGCCTCGCAGGCGCTGCCCGACCGGCCGGACGACGCCGAGAAGTCCCTGGCCACCATCCGCGAGGCCGCCCGCAGCGTGCTGGGCGAGATCGGCAGCCTGCTCAACGTGCTGCGCGCCACGGATGCCGGCGCCACGGGCCTCGCCACGGCGCCCGTCGCCGGGCTCGCCGACCTCGAGGCGCTGCTCATCGATTTCGAGCGCAGCGGCTTGCAGGTGGACCACCGGGTGGCCGGCACCCCCAGGCCGCTGCCCGCCGCCGTCGATATGGTCGCGTTTCGAGTGGTGCAGGAGGCGCTGACCAACGCGCACAAGCACGGCGCAGACCATTCTGCGCTGCTCCACCTGGACTACCAGGCGGATGCGGTCGAGATCACGGTGACCAACACCGTGGCCGCGCCGCCGCGCCCCGGCTCCGCGGCAGCGGAGACCGCCGCCTCCGCCGGTGCCGGGCACGGCCTGCTCGGAGCCAGGGAACGGGTGGGCTCGGTGGCCGGCCGCCTCACCGCTGCCAGGGGACCCGGCCCGGTCTTCAGGTTCACCGCCCTGTTGCCCACCAACGAGCCTGGCGTGCCCGGCCCGCTCCCCCGCTCCTCAACGAATGGTGCCCCATGA
- a CDS encoding SDR family oxidoreductase produces MSFSTETPPAPETLPAGTTGAEQHPTRTALVAGASGIAGSALVDQLTSDGWSVIALSRTPVAARPGVIPVSADLRSVESLRAALAGHAPSHVFFTAWLRQNTEAENIVVNSAMVRDLLTALADAPVEHVALMTGLKQYLGPFEAYGQGDVPDTPFHEDEPRLSVENFYYAQEDELWAAARERGFTWSVHRAHTVIGHAVGNAMNMGSTLAVYAAICAELGRPFVFPGSETQWNGVTDMTDAPLLAEQMVWAATTPAAADTAFNIVNGDTFRWRWLWPRLAAHFGVEWEGFVDAPRLLEVQMADAQPVWDRIVARHGLVEADLTRLASWWHSDADLGRTMEVFADMGRSRAAGFTGYRNTEHAFLELFARYRAERLIP; encoded by the coding sequence ATGTCTTTCTCCACTGAAACTCCACCCGCGCCCGAGACCCTTCCCGCCGGCACTACCGGCGCCGAGCAGCATCCCACCCGAACGGCGCTCGTCGCCGGCGCCAGCGGCATAGCCGGCTCGGCGCTCGTCGACCAGCTCACCAGCGACGGCTGGAGCGTCATCGCCCTGTCCCGCACCCCGGTCGCGGCCCGCCCCGGCGTGATCCCGGTGAGCGCCGACCTCCGCAGTGTCGAGTCGCTGCGCGCCGCCCTGGCCGGGCACGCCCCCAGCCACGTGTTCTTCACCGCGTGGCTGCGGCAGAACACCGAGGCCGAGAACATCGTGGTGAATTCGGCCATGGTGCGCGACCTGCTCACCGCGCTGGCCGATGCCCCGGTCGAGCACGTGGCCCTGATGACCGGTCTCAAGCAGTACCTCGGCCCGTTCGAGGCCTACGGCCAGGGCGACGTGCCAGACACCCCGTTCCACGAAGACGAGCCCCGCCTGTCGGTGGAGAACTTCTACTATGCCCAGGAAGACGAACTCTGGGCCGCCGCTCGCGAGCGCGGCTTCACCTGGTCGGTGCATCGCGCCCACACCGTGATCGGCCACGCCGTCGGCAACGCCATGAACATGGGCTCCACCCTGGCCGTCTACGCCGCGATCTGCGCCGAGCTCGGCCGTCCGTTCGTCTTCCCGGGCTCGGAGACCCAGTGGAACGGCGTCACCGACATGACCGACGCCCCGCTGCTCGCCGAACAGATGGTGTGGGCGGCCACGACCCCGGCCGCCGCCGACACGGCGTTCAACATCGTCAACGGCGACACCTTCCGCTGGCGTTGGCTGTGGCCGCGCCTGGCCGCGCACTTCGGCGTGGAGTGGGAGGGCTTCGTCGACGCCCCGCGACTCCTCGAGGTGCAGATGGCGGATGCCCAGCCGGTCTGGGACCGCATCGTGGCCAGGCACGGCCTCGTCGAAGCCGACCTCACCCGGCTGGCGTCCTGGTGGCACAGCGACGCCGACCTCGGCCGCACCATGGAGGTCTTCGCCGACATGGGCCGCAGCCGGGCCGCGGGGTTCACCGGCTACCGCAACACCGAGCACGCGTTCCTCGAGCTGTTCGCCCGGTACCGCGCCGAGCGCCTCATCCCGTAA
- a CDS encoding MarR family transcriptional regulator, translated as MDVKPELFGTEYNASRAIARRGGGPMAERDVRARIQRLGLKEQAFRRHLADQIAVDEMGLEVMDNLMSRGSSSPTELAHEINISTAAMSLVLQRLESAGHITRQRHPSDGRRLVVAATDDSVRLAYGHVLPLVNGLEAVVASMSEAERAAASDFLDKVIAAYDGAMN; from the coding sequence ATGGATGTCAAACCTGAACTGTTCGGGACCGAGTACAACGCCAGCCGCGCTATCGCACGACGCGGCGGCGGGCCGATGGCGGAGCGGGACGTGCGCGCCCGGATCCAACGACTGGGCCTGAAGGAACAGGCATTCCGCCGGCACCTCGCCGATCAGATCGCCGTTGACGAGATGGGCCTGGAGGTGATGGACAACCTCATGTCCCGGGGCTCGTCCAGCCCCACCGAGCTCGCTCACGAGATCAACATCTCCACGGCGGCGATGAGCCTGGTCTTGCAGCGCCTGGAGTCGGCCGGGCACATCACGCGCCAGCGGCATCCGTCTGACGGCCGCCGCCTGGTCGTGGCCGCCACGGATGACTCGGTGCGCCTGGCGTACGGCCACGTGCTGCCCCTGGTGAACGGGCTCGAAGCCGTGGTTGCCTCGATGAGCGAGGCCGAGCGGGCGGCGGCCAGTGATTTTCTCGACAAGGTCATCGCCGCGTACGACGGCGCCATGAACTGA
- the pepE gene encoding dipeptidase PepE: MHLLLLSNSTNHGHGYLEHALPEVLAFLHGVTEITFVPYAGGDLDAYTALVRATFEPHGIAVRGLHEAADPVAAIASAQALFVGCGNTFRLLAALQRLGVMPAIRARVQQGLPYLGANAGANITAPSIRTTNDMPIVQPESFEALGLVPFQINPHYLDADPAGVNPDESRENRLTEFLEENNVPVLGLRVGTYLSVTSSAACALAVVGGVPARSPSTDPAILFVRGRPPQNLAGDVSALLGHRPAADLPLADAVS; encoded by the coding sequence ATGCACCTGCTCCTCCTGTCCAACTCCACCAACCACGGGCACGGGTATCTCGAACATGCCCTCCCCGAAGTGCTCGCCTTCCTGCACGGAGTGACCGAGATCACCTTCGTTCCCTACGCGGGCGGGGACCTCGACGCCTACACGGCGTTGGTGCGTGCCACGTTCGAGCCGCACGGCATCGCGGTGCGGGGCCTGCATGAGGCGGCGGACCCTGTTGCCGCCATTGCGTCCGCGCAGGCGCTGTTCGTCGGCTGCGGCAACACCTTCCGCCTGCTCGCAGCCCTGCAGCGTCTCGGCGTCATGCCGGCCATCCGCGCCCGGGTGCAGCAGGGCCTGCCCTATCTGGGTGCCAACGCCGGGGCCAACATCACCGCGCCCAGCATCCGCACCACCAACGACATGCCCATCGTGCAGCCGGAGTCGTTCGAGGCGCTCGGTCTGGTGCCCTTCCAGATCAATCCGCACTATCTCGACGCGGACCCGGCCGGCGTGAACCCCGACGAGTCCAGGGAGAACCGGTTGACCGAGTTTCTCGAGGAGAACAACGTGCCGGTTCTGGGACTGCGCGTGGGCACCTACCTCAGTGTCACCTCCAGCGCGGCCTGCGCCCTCGCCGTCGTCGGCGGTGTGCCCGCTCGCTCGCCCTCCACCGATCCGGCGATCTTGTTCGTGCGGGGCCGGCCGCCGCAGAACCTCGCGGGCGACGTCAGCGCACTGCTGGGGCATCGCCCGGCGGCCGACCTACCGCTGGCGGATGCGGTGAGCTAA